The proteins below are encoded in one region of Candidatus Obscuribacter sp.:
- a CDS encoding NAD-dependent epimerase/dehydratase family protein, whose product MRTLVIGGNGFIGTNLVDHLLASGHQVRVFDRYPNRFRGNTAGVEYLSGDIGNQGEMEEAVRGMEWVFHLAYTTLPQTSNDDPLYDIHSNIAGTVQLVTECVKAKVKKFVFISSGGTVYGVPKEELIVEDHPTDPICSYGISKLSIEKYLHLFHKLKGLEYVVARISNPYGEFQNPDAKQGAIGVFLGNVARHQPITIWGDGEVVRDYIYIGDTVKALLRAAEYAPGEDSPRIFNVGYGEGHTLNEIVEVIREVVGPHVEVHHTGARPVDVPVNVLDIKRASEHLSWRPEVTLKEGVQKSWNWINSLSLK is encoded by the coding sequence ATGAGAACATTAGTAATCGGCGGCAACGGTTTTATCGGCACCAATCTGGTCGATCATTTGCTTGCCAGCGGTCACCAGGTCAGAGTTTTCGACCGTTATCCCAATCGCTTTCGCGGTAATACGGCAGGCGTTGAGTATTTGAGCGGCGACATCGGCAATCAAGGTGAGATGGAAGAAGCCGTGCGTGGCATGGAGTGGGTTTTTCATCTGGCCTATACGACTTTGCCTCAGACATCTAACGATGATCCTCTTTATGATATTCATTCCAATATCGCAGGCACAGTGCAGCTCGTCACTGAGTGCGTCAAAGCAAAAGTCAAAAAGTTTGTGTTTATCTCTAGCGGCGGCACCGTATATGGTGTACCAAAAGAAGAGTTGATTGTAGAAGATCATCCTACTGACCCTATATGTTCGTATGGCATAAGTAAGCTCTCCATCGAGAAGTACCTTCATTTATTCCATAAGCTTAAGGGTCTCGAATACGTGGTCGCACGTATCTCCAATCCATATGGTGAATTTCAAAACCCAGACGCCAAACAAGGCGCCATTGGTGTTTTTCTTGGTAATGTGGCGCGCCATCAACCGATTACAATTTGGGGCGACGGTGAAGTCGTTCGGGATTATATATACATTGGTGACACGGTTAAAGCACTTTTAAGAGCCGCCGAATATGCACCAGGCGAAGACAGTCCTCGCATTTTTAACGTGGGCTATGGTGAAGGTCATACTCTCAATGAAATCGTTGAGGTGATTCGCGAAGTAGTTGGCCCTCACGTGGAAGTACATCACACCGGTGCAAGACCGGTCGACGTCCCCGTGAACGTTTTGGATATCAAGAGGGCTTCGGAGCATCTGAGCTGGCGGCCGGAAGTGACACTTAAAGAGGGCGTCCAGAAAAGTTGGAATTGGATAAACTCCTTATCACTTAAGTAG
- a CDS encoding glycosyltransferase, with the protein MKRVLLTSHKFFPEHRAGTEVLTLKIAQELKRRGYEVLVVACDPPDLDASRKVEHECEGDTRDYIYEEIPVHIVGEALRLRGADFFTEYYHPLIKEHFSKLLAEFKPDLVQIVHAQNLSASIIEASQEASVPVVFYSTDFWFVCPIVQLKRPDGQVCRGPGPMALKCLDCYTPKLFPGKAEVARAFEQKYGTLGQLLKAMPPVVRNLSASGLAATFVAFKAPLAISATLKRPMVLKNLANKVQKIMVPTGLMRDIFVENGINSQLIKHVPFGIDTTKLVNHQAKIQSEVLRIGFIGTFFEHKGVDLLINAFLELPTAPPSVLKLYGDPGQFPEYFAKLKALAGKNKERAGDIHFLGTFPNDQLGSIFEELDVLVVPSRWYENTPLVMQSALATRTPLIVTDLGGMSELVKDGENGLLFKLNDYHSLAQKLALVLNKRSELTKYMSNIKPERTVADMVNDIESVYTTVMKTATRS; encoded by the coding sequence ATGAAAAGAGTTTTACTTACTTCTCATAAGTTTTTTCCCGAGCATCGTGCCGGGACTGAGGTGCTCACACTTAAGATAGCCCAGGAGCTAAAACGGCGCGGCTATGAGGTGTTGGTCGTGGCTTGCGATCCGCCAGATCTTGATGCCTCGCGCAAAGTCGAGCATGAGTGCGAGGGTGATACCAGAGACTATATCTATGAAGAGATACCGGTTCATATTGTCGGAGAAGCTCTGAGGCTGAGAGGCGCAGACTTTTTTACTGAGTATTATCACCCGCTCATAAAAGAGCACTTTAGTAAATTGCTTGCTGAGTTTAAGCCGGATCTGGTGCAAATCGTACACGCTCAGAATCTCTCGGCATCAATCATTGAGGCCTCTCAAGAGGCTTCTGTACCTGTTGTCTTTTACAGTACAGATTTTTGGTTTGTCTGTCCTATTGTGCAATTGAAGCGCCCTGACGGACAAGTCTGTCGCGGGCCTGGTCCGATGGCGCTTAAATGTCTGGATTGTTATACACCCAAGCTATTTCCTGGCAAGGCTGAAGTGGCCAGGGCATTTGAGCAAAAGTACGGCACTTTAGGGCAGTTATTAAAAGCGATGCCTCCGGTTGTGCGCAATCTTTCTGCCAGCGGTCTGGCTGCTACATTCGTCGCATTTAAAGCCCCTTTAGCAATAAGTGCCACCTTAAAACGTCCGATGGTGCTCAAAAACCTCGCCAATAAAGTACAAAAAATAATGGTGCCAACGGGGCTCATGCGCGATATTTTTGTGGAAAACGGCATTAATAGCCAGCTTATAAAGCACGTGCCATTTGGTATCGATACTACTAAGCTAGTTAACCACCAGGCTAAAATTCAATCTGAAGTACTGAGGATAGGGTTTATTGGTACATTTTTTGAGCACAAGGGTGTGGATCTTTTGATTAATGCCTTTCTTGAGTTACCCACTGCTCCGCCTTCAGTACTCAAGCTTTATGGTGACCCAGGGCAGTTTCCCGAGTATTTTGCCAAACTTAAAGCGCTGGCTGGCAAAAACAAAGAACGTGCTGGCGATATCCATTTTCTTGGTACTTTTCCCAACGATCAGCTGGGCTCGATATTTGAAGAACTAGATGTGCTGGTCGTGCCCAGCCGCTGGTATGAAAATACGCCACTGGTAATGCAGTCAGCACTTGCCACCAGGACTCCTCTGATAGTGACTGACCTTGGCGGCATGTCAGAGTTAGTAAAAGACGGAGAAAATGGTTTATTGTTCAAACTTAATGATTATCACTCCCTGGCGCAAAAGCTCGCCCTGGTGCTTAACAAGCGCTCCGAGCTAACTAAATACATGAGCAATATCAAGCCTGAGCGCACTGTGGCCGATATGGTCAATGATATAGAATCTGTCTACACCACAGTAATGAAGACCGCTACGCGGTCCTGA
- a CDS encoding glycosyltransferase family 4 protein: MRVCLISREYPPETGFGGIATFTQHLAHGLASLGHDVEVVSLAKETARSYSETVFVEGKETEFTLKIHRVLPFEFPSKLNCINMAMPYSRYLLCTATALWQKFTELKNIKAFDVVDTPELLAEGIYPALTREVPLVIRLYTPHSKFISEKLHNVSASFDHQFVASVERVAMLSADMLTSPSDDLAQFVSHDLGIDRASIAIVRNPINTSIFSPQGPTALPPLAQQNKLRVLFVGRLEERKGINYLIAAIPAVVKACPNVEFVIIGDDTSTAEGQTSVLVKLKESLKASNSEKHVTFIDRVPLDSLPSYYRSADVSIVPSVYDNSPYTCLEAMSCQRAVIGTSAGGTKEYMEDGISGMIIPAKDPAAIEQALIKLLTDSAERERLAQGARARAIAKFDRKEIARQTTVVYQQAIDHYLSQKARGEAKHLYHHPYLRATSDATILLESMDKMFYDLMYQTSYRFRLSHWWHFLKARPKLFAAKLVSKVSRRCFKIAGTKDDRMPRALVDLEASIAVKEKERVQ, translated from the coding sequence ATGCGAGTTTGCTTAATTTCGCGAGAATATCCACCTGAAACCGGTTTTGGTGGAATCGCAACCTTTACCCAGCATCTAGCCCATGGTCTGGCCAGTCTTGGTCATGACGTAGAAGTTGTCTCACTTGCCAAGGAAACAGCGCGCTCTTACAGTGAAACGGTCTTTGTTGAAGGTAAAGAAACCGAATTTACGCTTAAAATTCATAGGGTTTTGCCTTTTGAGTTTCCCTCAAAACTCAACTGTATCAATATGGCTATGCCTTACAGCCGTTATTTGTTATGCACAGCCACGGCTCTCTGGCAGAAGTTTACTGAGTTAAAGAATATCAAAGCCTTTGACGTAGTCGATACTCCGGAATTATTAGCCGAAGGTATTTATCCTGCACTAACCAGAGAAGTACCGCTGGTCATTCGCCTCTATACACCACATTCTAAATTCATCTCAGAAAAACTGCATAACGTTTCAGCATCTTTTGATCACCAGTTTGTAGCCAGTGTTGAGCGTGTCGCCATGCTTTCGGCCGACATGCTAACCTCCCCATCAGACGACTTAGCCCAATTTGTATCCCACGATTTAGGCATAGACCGCGCCTCCATAGCAATTGTACGCAACCCTATTAACACTTCCATATTTTCACCGCAAGGTCCTACAGCCCTGCCACCGCTGGCTCAGCAAAATAAATTGAGAGTACTGTTTGTAGGTCGACTGGAAGAACGCAAAGGTATAAACTATCTGATCGCAGCAATCCCAGCTGTAGTCAAAGCCTGTCCCAATGTAGAGTTTGTCATTATCGGAGATGACACATCAACGGCCGAAGGACAAACATCAGTACTGGTCAAGCTAAAAGAATCGTTGAAAGCATCGAACTCCGAAAAACATGTCACGTTTATAGACCGTGTGCCGCTAGATTCACTACCAAGCTATTACCGTTCAGCAGATGTCAGCATTGTGCCGTCTGTCTATGACAATTCCCCTTACACTTGTCTTGAAGCGATGTCCTGCCAGCGCGCCGTCATAGGCACCTCTGCTGGTGGCACAAAAGAATACATGGAGGACGGTATATCGGGCATGATCATCCCGGCTAAAGACCCTGCCGCCATTGAGCAAGCCCTGATTAAACTACTGACTGACTCCGCCGAGCGAGAGCGACTGGCGCAAGGAGCCAGAGCGCGCGCCATTGCCAAATTTGATCGCAAAGAAATTGCCAGACAAACCACAGTAGTTTATCAACAGGCAATCGATCACTACCTCTCCCAAAAAGCCCGGGGTGAAGCAAAACATCTCTACCACCACCCTTACTTGCGCGCTACCAGCGATGCCACAATACTGCTTGAGTCGATGGACAAAATGTTTTACGACTTGATGTATCAGACTTCCTATCGCTTTCGCTTGAGTCACTGGTGGCATTTTCTCAAGGCACGCCCCAAGCTCTTTGCCGCCAAACTAGTATCTAAAGTCTCCCGGCGCTGTTTTAAAATTGCCGGCACTAAGGATGACCGTATGCCCCGCGCACTAGTGGACCTTGAGGCCAGTATCGCCGTCAAGGAAAAAGAAAGGGTGCAGTGA
- a CDS encoding response regulator transcription factor, with product MAKILLVEDDPVFAEMIFDYLTAQQFQVEMTASGKDAEALLAEYPYQAIILDWGLPDMTGIELLQNYRNRGGTCPVLMLTGRDRVEEKEKGLDSGADDYLTKPFNMRELTARVRALMRRTGPSATGILQSGDVVLDPNTHVVTKNGVEIRLLPKEFQLLEYFMRHPNQVFTAEMLLDGVWHSESDAGGEAVRTCLKRLRKKLDLEEGDNIIQTLHGVGYKLNVKLP from the coding sequence ATGGCAAAAATTTTGTTAGTTGAAGATGACCCGGTTTTTGCCGAGATGATCTTTGATTACCTCACTGCCCAGCAATTTCAGGTTGAAATGACAGCTAGCGGCAAAGACGCTGAAGCATTACTCGCCGAGTATCCCTATCAAGCAATTATCCTGGACTGGGGCTTGCCGGATATGACCGGTATTGAGCTTTTGCAAAACTACCGCAACCGCGGTGGCACCTGTCCGGTCCTGATGCTTACTGGTCGCGATCGAGTCGAAGAGAAAGAAAAAGGACTGGACTCGGGAGCTGACGATTATCTGACCAAACCCTTTAACATGCGCGAGCTGACGGCCCGAGTCAGAGCACTGATGAGACGCACCGGCCCTAGTGCCACCGGAATATTACAATCCGGCGACGTGGTGCTCGATCCCAACACCCATGTGGTCACCAAAAACGGTGTCGAAATCAGACTCTTGCCTAAAGAGTTTCAACTGCTCGAATACTTTATGCGCCACCCCAACCAGGTCTTTACTGCCGAAATGTTACTGGATGGAGTCTGGCACAGCGAATCTGATGCTGGCGGAGAAGCCGTGCGCACCTGCCTCAAGAGACTGCGCAAAAAACTCGATCTAGAAGAAGGCGACAACATCATCCAGACTTTGCATGGTGTTGGCTACAAACTCAATGTCAAATTGCCCTGA